One Gloeothece verrucosa PCC 7822 DNA window includes the following coding sequences:
- a CDS encoding NAD(P)/FAD-dependent oxidoreductase has translation MTNYDIIVIGGGITGSALSYELALKGLKVLLLEKDAISHNATRYSYGGLAYWCGTTKLNRQLCQEGIDLHRNLSAELDENTEFREIDLVLTIDPTDDPQTVFESYSIFAIPPQLLTVEEACQLEPLLNPNAISGVLKLPHGHINAQKTRDAYQQAFLRLGGDIKIESVVKLLANKNRIEGVVTPQQKITANSTIVCAGALSRSLLQAAGIPVKLYFTHSLSLETPPIEDLKLRTLVMPAIQKRLIMESQWTTSSQQLYWDNPTPDLREGIIEPGAIQFKDKSFVLGQMSQVRTDYFADIDFVISEAEIRAEVGRILPLLSNIPGKLHSCLVAFANNSQPLVGEINNYSGVYLFSGFTSPLIFAPPLARHFASWIVGEDDQVIPQLSPVS, from the coding sequence ATGACCAACTACGACATCATCGTTATCGGTGGCGGAATTACCGGTTCTGCACTCAGTTATGAACTCGCCCTCAAAGGACTTAAAGTTCTCCTACTAGAAAAAGATGCTATTTCTCATAATGCCACCCGATATAGTTATGGGGGGTTAGCCTATTGGTGCGGAACAACCAAATTAAACCGACAACTCTGTCAAGAAGGAATTGATCTTCATCGCAACCTTTCAGCAGAATTAGACGAAAATACAGAATTTAGAGAGATAGATTTAGTTTTAACCATTGACCCAACTGATGACCCTCAAACTGTCTTTGAAAGTTACTCTATTTTTGCGATTCCTCCTCAACTCTTGACGGTAGAAGAAGCTTGTCAACTCGAACCTCTCCTTAATCCTAATGCTATTTCAGGAGTATTAAAACTGCCGCATGGTCATATTAATGCCCAAAAAACCCGAGACGCTTATCAACAGGCCTTTCTGCGTTTAGGGGGAGACATTAAAATAGAATCCGTTGTTAAACTTTTAGCTAACAAAAATCGGATAGAAGGAGTTGTTACTCCACAACAAAAAATTACTGCTAACTCGACAATTGTTTGTGCAGGAGCATTGAGTCGTTCTCTTTTACAAGCCGCAGGTATTCCGGTTAAACTTTATTTTACTCATTCACTTTCCCTTGAAACGCCGCCCATAGAAGACCTTAAACTCCGTACCTTGGTTATGCCAGCCATACAAAAACGGTTAATCATGGAGTCTCAATGGACTACCTCCTCTCAACAACTCTATTGGGATAATCCAACGCCAGATTTAAGGGAGGGAATTATTGAACCTGGGGCGATCCAATTTAAAGACAAAAGTTTTGTTTTAGGCCAAATGAGTCAAGTGCGGACTGATTATTTTGCTGACATTGATTTCGTTATCTCTGAGGCGGAAATACGCGCAGAAGTAGGCAGAATACTACCTCTATTATCTAATATACCAGGAAAGTTACACAGTTGTCTAGTGGCTTTTGCCAATAACTCTCAACCTTTAGTGGGAGAAATTAATAATTATTCGGGGGTTTATTTGTTTTCTGGTTTCACCAGTCCTTTAATTTTTGCTCCTCCTTTAGCGAGGCATTTTGCCAGTTGGATAGTAGGAGAAGATGATCAGGTTATTCCTCAGTTATCACCAGTAAGTTAG
- a CDS encoding HEPN domain-containing protein has product MSPNTYQEWLNVALERIADAEAIHKHNPNAIGAVYMAGYAIECSLKALLQKKAIP; this is encoded by the coding sequence ATGAGTCCAAACACTTATCAAGAGTGGCTAAATGTTGCTCTAGAACGTATTGCTGATGCAGAAGCTATACATAAACATAATCCGAACGCAATAGGTGCAGTTTATATGGCAGGCTATGCTATTGAATGTAGTTTAAAAGCTTTGTTACAAAAGAAGGCTATTCCTTAA
- a CDS encoding P-loop ATPase, Sll1717 family: MNQNEIKEQIRQNLSDESLDCQDLRVQPDPFSGWRIVVVCEGFAGKPYQKRREITLKKLDKLTIESLDLLTPDELEWAGTLPIDSTLEDLPLWPEALARSSNFPEEIIFPSDLDEDLNPPIITTFYSLRGGVGRSTALAYTARILARRGRTVLCVDMDLEAPGLAALFGKEAEVRDDQGLLSLLIALDQGNQPNIQEHILRISETEELYCLPAGIPNANYARLLNLINPEAWYREEENPLRKLMDLLSNHLSFKPDVILLDARTGITPLNAPLLFDLADIAIIVFFPHPQAKKGTEALVRAMLTSKTKRNQKLTPEPRFLVSPIPASKAPEVVERYQTRALDWISTWLSKLKEQQSESNKIIESEITQFIPYREVIATSDQTLSDREIWEDFEPVSEWIELFLPTRTEQSLLNRSNLSESKPDVLAELEFSAGTAEYQNNFLETFVATELVNKALQPRTPLVLGRKGTGKTAIFRRIMEGTQRPSVVVMSPSPLKKESFWVISSDGFKEIEKTLTDTGGSWREFWMLQTCLACYLSTPENNILPDESLAQLLNKRTLTEFQVIQCLEQMLSVNKVGLLARDWLQRLDQATQTETILLFDGLDTGFGNTQSDRQRRTKAIEGLLTLITDIGDNLSNLKFKLLLRDDIWRKLSFENKSHFFGRSVTLSWEEKADFFTVVIKQALLSPAFKKITASFLGQGLLDNYDYWMESQVFEVWNLLVGERMRGAKSAFTRNWVWNRLADGSDNHNPRALLQLFVAAKDWEVKEQKRNNYEKSIIRPKALISSLERVSKEALDALIKEEFPELQELVDHLKTLGRTPFKAEEVKGFDEFLKLGLEVGLLAIYEGTEDEVQRYKVPDIYRLGIGMTRQGQA, translated from the coding sequence ATGAATCAGAACGAAATAAAAGAGCAAATCCGTCAAAATTTAAGCGATGAGTCCCTCGACTGTCAAGACTTGCGGGTTCAACCCGATCCCTTTTCAGGTTGGCGTATTGTGGTTGTTTGTGAGGGGTTTGCTGGTAAACCTTATCAAAAAAGAAGAGAAATTACCCTTAAAAAATTAGATAAATTAACCATTGAATCTTTAGATCTTTTGACACCTGATGAACTTGAATGGGCAGGAACTTTACCTATAGATTCTACATTAGAAGATCTTCCTTTATGGCCTGAAGCATTAGCTAGAAGTAGCAATTTTCCCGAAGAAATTATTTTTCCCTCAGATTTAGATGAAGATTTAAACCCCCCTATTATCACTACTTTTTATTCTTTAAGAGGAGGAGTAGGACGCTCCACAGCATTAGCCTATACTGCTAGAATTTTAGCTCGTCGAGGGCGCACTGTACTTTGTGTGGATATGGACTTAGAAGCACCTGGGTTAGCCGCTTTATTTGGCAAAGAAGCAGAAGTCAGAGATGATCAAGGATTATTATCTCTATTGATTGCTCTTGATCAAGGAAATCAACCTAATATTCAAGAACATATTCTGCGAATATCTGAAACGGAAGAATTATATTGTTTACCGGCGGGTATTCCTAACGCTAATTATGCCCGTTTACTAAATTTAATTAACCCTGAAGCTTGGTATCGAGAAGAAGAAAACCCTTTACGAAAGTTAATGGATTTGCTCAGTAATCATCTTTCATTTAAACCTGATGTAATTCTTCTGGATGCTCGTACAGGAATTACCCCTTTAAATGCTCCTTTATTATTTGATCTAGCAGATATAGCAATTATTGTCTTTTTTCCCCATCCTCAAGCCAAAAAAGGAACAGAGGCATTAGTTCGCGCTATGTTAACATCAAAGACAAAACGAAATCAAAAATTAACCCCAGAACCTCGGTTTTTAGTATCACCTATTCCCGCTAGTAAAGCACCAGAAGTAGTAGAAAGATATCAAACTAGGGCGTTAGATTGGATTAGCACTTGGTTATCCAAATTAAAAGAACAACAGTCTGAAAGTAATAAAATTATTGAATCTGAAATTACTCAATTTATTCCTTACCGTGAAGTGATCGCTACTTCAGATCAAACGTTATCAGATCGAGAAATTTGGGAAGATTTTGAACCCGTATCGGAATGGATAGAATTATTTTTACCAACTCGCACTGAACAGAGTCTTTTAAATAGAAGTAATTTATCTGAATCGAAACCCGATGTTTTAGCAGAATTAGAATTTTCGGCAGGAACAGCAGAATATCAGAATAATTTTCTAGAGACTTTTGTCGCTACTGAATTAGTTAATAAAGCTTTACAACCGAGAACTCCGTTAGTGCTAGGTAGAAAAGGGACAGGAAAAACTGCTATTTTTCGTCGTATTATGGAAGGTACTCAACGCCCTTCAGTAGTGGTAATGTCTCCCAGTCCTCTTAAAAAAGAAAGTTTTTGGGTGATTAGTTCTGATGGATTTAAAGAAATTGAAAAAACGCTAACAGATACAGGAGGAAGTTGGCGCGAGTTTTGGATGTTACAAACTTGTTTAGCTTGTTATTTATCTACTCCTGAAAATAACATATTACCTGATGAGTCTTTAGCGCAGTTATTAAATAAACGTACCTTAACTGAATTCCAAGTTATCCAGTGTCTCGAACAGATGTTATCTGTTAATAAGGTAGGACTTTTAGCTAGAGATTGGTTACAACGTCTAGATCAAGCAACCCAAACGGAAACTATTCTTTTATTTGATGGTTTAGATACGGGCTTTGGAAATACTCAATCTGATAGACAACGACGAACTAAAGCTATTGAAGGATTGCTAACTTTAATTACAGACATAGGGGATAATTTATCTAACTTAAAATTTAAGCTTTTGCTTAGAGATGATATTTGGCGGAAACTGAGTTTTGAAAATAAAAGTCATTTTTTTGGGCGTTCTGTTACCCTAAGTTGGGAAGAAAAAGCTGACTTTTTTACAGTTGTTATTAAACAAGCACTTCTTTCTCCAGCTTTTAAAAAAATTACGGCTTCATTTCTTGGTCAAGGGCTACTAGATAATTATGATTATTGGATGGAATCTCAAGTTTTTGAGGTCTGGAATTTATTGGTTGGTGAAAGAATGAGAGGCGCAAAATCGGCTTTTACCCGCAACTGGGTTTGGAATCGTTTAGCTGATGGAAGTGATAACCATAATCCCCGCGCTTTATTACAGCTTTTTGTAGCGGCTAAAGATTGGGAAGTAAAAGAACAAAAAAGAAATAATTATGAAAAAAGTATCATTCGACCTAAAGCCTTAATTTCCTCCTTAGAACGAGTATCTAAAGAAGCTTTAGATGCCTTAATTAAAGAGGAATTCCCCGAGTTACAAGAGCTTGTAGATCATTTAAAAACTTTAGGAAGAACCCCATTTAAAGCTGAAGAAGTTAAAGGCTTTGACGAATTTTTAAAACTAGGTCTAGAGGTAGGATTATTAGCGATATATGAAGGGACTGAGGACGAAGTTCAGCGTTATAAAGTTCCCGATATCTATCGTTTAGGGATAGGAATGACTCGTCAAGGACAAGCTTAA
- a CDS encoding Mov34/MPN/PAD-1 family protein, translating into MITLTLEQLQTIYIQAEKIYPEECCGLLLGKIEGENNLVSEVRETENSWNAEDFEFLSLTERTKRTNFSIAPEVILKVQKEARDRNLAIIGIYHSHPDHAAIPSEFDRLIAWPQYSYVIASVRQGKVIDVRCWKLDKDHQFQSEEILVE; encoded by the coding sequence ATGATTACACTTACTTTAGAACAACTTCAAACAATTTATATACAGGCTGAAAAAATTTATCCCGAAGAATGCTGCGGTTTACTTCTCGGTAAAATTGAAGGAGAAAATAATCTTGTCAGTGAAGTTAGAGAAACGGAAAATAGTTGGAATGCTGAGGATTTTGAATTTTTATCCCTAACCGAAAGAACGAAACGCACTAATTTTAGTATTGCTCCGGAAGTAATTTTAAAAGTCCAAAAAGAAGCCCGCGATCGCAATTTAGCCATTATCGGCATTTATCATTCCCATCCCGATCACGCGGCTATCCCTTCAGAATTTGATCGCCTGATTGCTTGGCCGCAATATTCTTATGTCATTGCTTCTGTCCGACAAGGAAAAGTGATCGATGTTCGTTGCTGGAAACTCGACAAAGATCATCAATTTCAATCAGAAGAAATCTTAGTTGAGTAA
- the groES gene encoding co-chaperone GroES, whose product MAAISINVSTVKPLGDRVFVKVSPSEEKTAGGILLPDTAKEKPQVGEVVAVGPGKRNDDGSRSPIEVKVGDKVLYSKYAGTDIKLGGEDYVLLSEKDILAAVA is encoded by the coding sequence ATGGCAGCTATTAGCATTAACGTATCGACAGTAAAACCACTAGGTGATCGCGTTTTTGTCAAAGTTAGCCCATCCGAAGAAAAGACCGCAGGGGGAATTCTCCTACCTGATACCGCTAAAGAAAAACCCCAAGTTGGTGAAGTTGTAGCCGTTGGGCCAGGTAAGCGCAATGACGATGGTAGTCGTTCTCCCATAGAAGTCAAAGTCGGTGACAAAGTTTTATATTCCAAATATGCTGGAACCGACATCAAACTGGGTGGAGAAGATTACGTCCTTCTATCTGAAAAAGATATCTTAGCTGCTGTTGCCTAA
- the groL gene encoding chaperonin GroEL (60 kDa chaperone family; promotes refolding of misfolded polypeptides especially under stressful conditions; forms two stacked rings of heptamers to form a barrel-shaped 14mer; ends can be capped by GroES; misfolded proteins enter the barrel where they are refolded when GroES binds), whose amino-acid sequence MAKSIIYNDEARRALERGMDILAESVAVTLGPKGRNVVLEKKFGAPQIVNDGITIAKEIELEDHIENTGVSLIRQAASKTNDVAGDGTTTATVLAHAMVKEGLRNVAAGANPISIKRGIDKATEYLVGKIAEHAKPVEDSKAISQVGAISAGNDEEVGSMIAQAMDKVGKEGVISLEEGKSMTTELEITEGMRFDKGYISPYFVTDTERMECVFDDPAILLTDKKIALVQDLVPVLEQVARAGKPLLILAEDIEKEALATLVVNRLRGVLNVAAVKAPGFGDRRKQMLEDIAVLTGGQVISEDAGLKLENTKLDMLGKARRITITKDNTTIVAEGNEAGVKARCEQIRRQIEETESSYDKEKLQERLAKLSGGVAVIKVGAATETEMKDRKLRLEDAINATKAAVEEGIVPGGGTTLAHLTPTLEEWAKANLKTEELTGALIVARALTAPLKRIAENAGQNGAVVAERVKEKEFNVGYNAANDTFTNMLEAGIVDPAKVTRSALQNAASIAGMVLTTECIVVDKPEKEKSAAGAGAGGGDFDY is encoded by the coding sequence ATGGCTAAATCTATCATTTACAACGACGAAGCACGCCGCGCACTAGAACGAGGAATGGATATCCTCGCTGAATCTGTAGCCGTTACTCTCGGTCCAAAAGGACGTAACGTAGTATTAGAAAAGAAATTTGGTGCCCCGCAGATTGTTAACGACGGGATCACCATTGCTAAAGAAATTGAATTAGAAGATCACATTGAGAATACCGGCGTTTCTTTAATTCGTCAAGCCGCTTCTAAAACCAATGATGTCGCTGGAGACGGGACCACCACCGCTACCGTACTCGCTCACGCAATGGTTAAAGAAGGGTTACGCAACGTTGCTGCTGGTGCTAACCCCATTTCTATCAAGCGTGGGATCGACAAAGCGACCGAGTATTTAGTCGGCAAGATTGCAGAACACGCTAAACCGGTTGAAGACTCCAAAGCGATCTCTCAAGTGGGTGCCATCTCTGCGGGTAACGATGAAGAAGTCGGCAGCATGATCGCTCAAGCGATGGATAAAGTCGGTAAGGAAGGGGTTATCTCCCTCGAAGAAGGGAAGTCCATGACGACCGAACTCGAAATTACCGAAGGGATGCGCTTTGATAAGGGTTATATCTCTCCCTACTTCGTGACTGATACAGAGCGCATGGAGTGCGTTTTCGATGACCCCGCCATCCTGCTCACCGATAAGAAAATCGCGCTAGTACAAGATTTAGTGCCTGTATTAGAACAGGTTGCTCGTGCTGGCAAACCGTTATTAATTCTCGCTGAAGATATCGAAAAAGAAGCGCTTGCTACTCTAGTCGTTAACCGTCTGCGCGGTGTATTAAATGTCGCTGCGGTTAAAGCACCGGGTTTTGGCGATCGCCGTAAGCAAATGCTCGAAGATATCGCGGTTCTGACTGGTGGTCAAGTGATCAGCGAAGATGCTGGACTCAAGCTAGAAAATACCAAGCTTGATATGCTCGGTAAAGCTCGCCGTATTACCATCACCAAAGATAACACCACCATTGTTGCTGAAGGTAACGAAGCGGGTGTTAAAGCGCGTTGCGAACAAATTCGCCGTCAAATCGAAGAAACCGAGTCTTCTTACGACAAAGAAAAATTACAAGAACGTCTTGCTAAGTTATCCGGTGGGGTTGCAGTCATTAAAGTGGGTGCTGCTACCGAAACCGAAATGAAAGACCGCAAACTCCGCTTAGAAGACGCGATCAACGCAACTAAAGCGGCTGTGGAAGAAGGGATCGTTCCTGGTGGCGGTACTACCTTAGCTCATTTAACTCCTACCCTCGAAGAGTGGGCAAAAGCTAACCTCAAGACTGAAGAGTTAACCGGTGCGCTAATTGTTGCTCGTGCGTTAACGGCTCCCTTAAAGCGTATTGCTGAAAATGCCGGACAAAATGGTGCTGTTGTCGCTGAACGGGTAAAAGAGAAGGAATTCAACGTCGGTTATAATGCCGCTAATGATACCTTCACCAATATGCTAGAAGCGGGTATCGTTGACCCTGCTAAGGTAACTCGTTCTGCTCTGCAAAATGCGGCTTCTATTGCAGGTATGGTTCTCACCACTGAGTGTATTGTGGTTGACAAACCTGAAAAAGAAAAATCTGCTGCGGGTGCTGGCGCTGGCGGCGGTGATTTTGATTACTAA
- a CDS encoding helix-turn-helix domain-containing protein — translation MEENFGQIIRKARKDKGLSQRELAESLGLDFTYLSKLENNRADYAPKEDIIRALAENLGLDAEELIFLAGRIPQGDEDFLKQNYKTMPTLFRRLRENPEFAQRVFQEAIKAEKQQK, via the coding sequence GTGGAAGAGAATTTTGGTCAAATCATTCGGAAAGCTAGGAAAGACAAGGGATTGAGCCAACGCGAGTTAGCGGAGTCACTCGGTCTTGACTTCACCTATTTGTCTAAATTAGAGAATAATCGGGCAGATTATGCGCCAAAAGAAGATATTATTCGGGCTTTAGCCGAAAATTTAGGGTTAGATGCTGAGGAATTAATCTTTTTAGCCGGGCGCATTCCCCAAGGCGATGAAGACTTTCTCAAGCAAAACTATAAAACGATGCCTACTTTATTTCGCCGCTTGAGGGAAAATCCGGAATTCGCCCAACGGGTATTCCAAGAAGCGATTAAAGCAGAAAAACAGCAAAAATAA
- a CDS encoding ImmA/IrrE family metallo-endopeptidase, which translates to MPKSLTLPIFKPYRFISKAEIEAKATAILQQMQQVPNYRPKWPLDASRVAEFLGLDVVWDSIVSDEKGQIAARILPLEHLIEINEDIPTLRSGFGESTIAHEIGHWVLHINPEAVKQALHLERLGRKIQVEPLLCRSQNNLEGIEWQAQYFASCLLMPEYKLKEVSQGRNLSRWRHLYEMAAELGVTISNLIYRLKDMGWIDLSEHSYNNQLPTIKRLV; encoded by the coding sequence ATGCCTAAGTCTTTAACATTACCGATTTTTAAACCCTATCGTTTTATTAGCAAAGCAGAAATAGAAGCCAAAGCTACCGCTATTCTCCAACAGATGCAGCAAGTGCCTAATTATCGCCCTAAATGGCCCCTAGATGCCAGCCGCGTTGCGGAATTTTTGGGCTTAGATGTCGTTTGGGATAGCATTGTCTCGGATGAAAAAGGACAAATTGCGGCGAGAATTTTGCCTTTAGAGCATCTGATTGAAATTAATGAGGATATCCCTACCCTGAGAAGCGGCTTTGGGGAGTCTACCATTGCTCATGAAATTGGTCATTGGGTGTTACATATTAATCCAGAGGCAGTCAAGCAAGCGTTACATCTAGAAAGATTAGGTCGCAAAATTCAGGTAGAACCTTTACTCTGTCGTAGTCAGAATAATTTAGAAGGCATCGAATGGCAAGCTCAGTATTTTGCGAGTTGTTTATTGATGCCAGAGTATAAATTAAAAGAAGTTAGTCAAGGGCGAAATTTGAGCCGATGGCGGCATCTATATGAAATGGCGGCGGAGTTGGGGGTGACAATTTCTAATTTGATTTATCGTCTTAAAGATATGGGTTGGATTGATCTGTCTGAGCATTCTTACAACAATCAATTACCCACCATTAAGCGGCTTGTCTAA
- a CDS encoding TIGR03790 family protein, whose amino-acid sequence MIRFGLLSRRFFLVVWVFLSLSGCSWIKEAFPFNKHKKLTSDQLGIIINQSDPTSVEIGQYYQQKRKIPPQNLIYIKFKPNRVALSPLEFQELKTQVDAQTPAHIQAYALTWASPYRVGCMSITSAFAFGYDSSYCASGCFPTHISAYFDSDTSQPYQTFKFRPTVAIAATKVSEAKKLIDKGIAADGKNPKGTAYLVSTNDKARNVRGLDYLNILKELGQRFLIKIIYADALENKSDVMFYFTGVPKVNKLDSNVFLPGAIADHLTSYGGQLTNSSQMSSLRWLQSGATGSYGTVVEPCNFPEKFSNPGVLMKHYLKGDTLLEAYWKSVAMPGQGIFIGEPLARPFPKIDN is encoded by the coding sequence GTGATTCGCTTTGGTTTGTTGAGTCGCCGCTTTTTTCTCGTTGTATGGGTATTCCTCAGTCTATCAGGCTGTAGTTGGATCAAGGAAGCTTTTCCCTTCAACAAGCACAAGAAACTGACTTCTGATCAGCTAGGGATTATTATCAATCAATCTGACCCAACGAGTGTAGAAATTGGACAATATTATCAACAGAAACGCAAAATTCCGCCGCAAAATCTTATCTATATTAAATTTAAGCCGAATCGTGTTGCTTTATCACCTCTAGAGTTCCAGGAACTTAAAACACAAGTGGATGCTCAAACGCCCGCTCATATTCAAGCTTATGCTTTAACCTGGGCGAGTCCTTATCGTGTTGGTTGTATGTCTATTACCAGTGCTTTTGCTTTTGGGTATGATAGCAGTTATTGTGCTAGTGGCTGTTTTCCTACCCACATCAGTGCTTATTTTGATAGTGATACTTCTCAACCCTATCAAACTTTTAAATTTCGCCCTACTGTCGCTATTGCCGCTACTAAAGTTAGCGAGGCGAAAAAGTTAATTGATAAAGGGATCGCGGCTGATGGAAAAAATCCTAAAGGAACGGCTTATCTTGTCAGTACCAACGATAAAGCTCGTAATGTTCGGGGGTTAGACTATCTGAATATTCTCAAGGAATTGGGACAGCGATTTCTGATTAAGATTATTTATGCCGATGCTCTAGAGAATAAGTCTGATGTGATGTTTTATTTTACTGGCGTTCCCAAGGTTAATAAACTCGATAGTAATGTTTTTTTGCCGGGTGCAATTGCTGATCATTTAACCTCTTATGGTGGACAATTAACCAATAGTTCTCAAATGAGTAGTCTTCGTTGGCTACAAAGCGGCGCAACTGGCAGTTATGGTACAGTGGTTGAACCTTGCAATTTTCCTGAAAAATTTTCTAATCCAGGGGTTTTGATGAAACATTATTTAAAAGGCGATACTCTCTTAGAGGCTTATTGGAAGAGTGTCGCTATGCCCGGACAAGGGATTTTTATTGGAGAACCTCTGGCTAGACCTTTTCCCAAAATTGACAACTAG
- a CDS encoding RRXRR domain-containing protein, with protein MERVPVISKEGKPLMPTKSSRARKWIKDGKAVGKFNDLNQFYVQLAVEPSDSKIQLISIGIDPGKLFSGIGVQSSSYSLWTGHLELPFKTVKKRMEDRRMMRRARRGRRINRNLPFELRAHREKRFNNRKQGKLPPSIRANRQLELRVIKELCKVFPITDIYFEYVKVDVDLTSGRKKARSGKGFSPVMVGQKWMLEQLRQLANVHTRYGWQTSNLRQHLGLEKSKDKAKQSKESHANDGLTLACFQFLDYKSFQTVNSQGHHWVGSVAITSCPFAVIKRPPFSRRQLHLMLPSQGGLRRKYGGTTTDFDLIKGDLVDSPKGIGYVSGQTKKQISVSDANWKRLGQIAFSKVTLIRRSTGLIVSY; from the coding sequence ATGGAAAGAGTACCTGTTATCTCAAAAGAAGGAAAACCGTTAATGCCCACCAAATCTAGCCGGGCAAGAAAATGGATAAAAGACGGTAAAGCTGTTGGTAAATTCAATGACTTAAACCAATTTTATGTTCAACTAGCTGTCGAGCCATCTGACAGTAAAATTCAACTTATATCTATAGGGATTGACCCAGGTAAGCTGTTTTCAGGTATAGGTGTTCAGTCTTCGTCATATTCTTTATGGACTGGACATTTAGAATTACCTTTTAAAACAGTTAAAAAGCGTATGGAAGATCGCCGAATGATGCGTCGTGCAAGACGAGGAAGGCGGATTAATCGAAATCTACCTTTTGAATTAAGAGCGCACCGTGAAAAACGTTTTAACAACCGCAAACAAGGTAAACTACCTCCATCAATTCGCGCTAACCGACAACTTGAATTGAGAGTCATCAAAGAACTGTGTAAAGTCTTTCCGATAACCGACATTTACTTTGAATATGTAAAAGTCGATGTCGACTTAACTTCGGGTAGGAAAAAAGCACGTTCAGGAAAAGGGTTTTCTCCTGTGATGGTTGGTCAAAAATGGATGTTAGAGCAACTAAGACAGTTGGCCAATGTTCATACCCGTTATGGATGGCAGACCTCTAACTTAAGACAACATTTAGGATTAGAAAAGTCTAAAGACAAGGCAAAGCAATCTAAAGAAAGTCATGCCAATGATGGTTTAACCTTAGCTTGTTTTCAGTTTTTGGATTATAAATCTTTTCAGACTGTTAATAGTCAAGGTCATCACTGGGTAGGTTCAGTAGCAATAACAAGTTGTCCATTTGCTGTTATCAAAAGACCGCCATTTAGCCGTCGTCAACTTCATCTTATGCTCCCAAGCCAAGGAGGGTTAAGACGTAAATATGGTGGGACAACAACTGATTTTGATTTAATAAAAGGCGATTTAGTTGATTCTCCCAAAGGAATTGGCTATGTCTCAGGTCAAACTAAAAAACAAATATCTGTCAGCGATGCTAACTGGAAACGGTTAGGACAGATAGCCTTTAGTAAAGTAACGTTAATTCGCCGTTCTACTGGCTTAATTGTTAGTTACTAA